In the genome of Vicia villosa cultivar HV-30 ecotype Madison, WI linkage group LG7, Vvil1.0, whole genome shotgun sequence, one region contains:
- the LOC131619713 gene encoding uncharacterized protein LOC131619713, translated as MGDGKINEPNDGLVDIEVPQDLLILSFNDPINSIVESAYFKLLASYKNEEFLQCRAILSSTIDVVDKSNNYVLDFILEEEKEFLSSESFDRTQVNDNQAYECITLEFFGSLRTSGLPNHMIKLKVVTPNMLLRNMDEAEGLYNGTRLIATRLSNHFIEAKIMFGKNIGNIVYIS; from the exons atgGGGGATGGTAAGATTAATGAACCAAATGATGGTTTGGTAGATATAGAAGTTCCTCAAGACCTCTTAATTCTAAGTTTTAACGATCCTATTAATTCAATTGTTGAGAGCGCATATTTCAAACTTTTAGCAAGTTATAAAAATGAAGAGTTCTTACAATGCAGAGCTATTCTTTCTTCAACCATTGATGTTGTGGACAAAAGCAATAATTATGTATTAGACTTTATTCTAG aagaagaaaaagaatttttAAGTTCAGAATCATTTGATAGGACGCAGGTCAATGATAATCAAGCTTATGAATGTATAACTCTAGAATTTTTTGGTTCTTTAAGAACATCAGGCCTACCAAATCACATGATTAAACTGAAAGTTGTGACTCCCAATATGCTGTTGAGGAATATGGACGAAGCTGAAGGGTTATATAATGGAACAAGATTAATTGCGACAAGATTATCAAATCACTTCATTGAGGCTAAAATTATGTTTGGAAAGAACATTGGTAacatagtttacatttcctga